The following coding sequences are from one Microbacterium wangchenii window:
- a CDS encoding RNA polymerase sigma factor — protein MAGTNTKTRSHSGEDTELDAVDETTAASSKKTTTKKAPAKSKAAPAKAKGKAKTKAGDDDEEIEDVELDADLEDGDEAAGDDVAEDAAPSAAKATPDASEEEDEEETTKPVFTEPLPTGAIVISSTDEDDVPVYSAQITGATADPVKDYLKQIGKVPLLNAAEEVELAMRIEAGLFAEEKLSHMSAAEKTSQLGLDLQWVARDGQRAKSHLLGANLRLVVSLAKRYTGRGMQFLDLIQEGNLGLIRAVEKFDYTKGFKFSTYATWWIRQAITRAMADQARTIRIPVHMVEVINKLARVQRQMLQDLGREPTPEELSRELDMTPEKVVEVQKYGREPISLHTPLGEDGDSEFGDLIEDTEAVVPADAVGFTMLQRQLESLLDSLSEREAGVIRMRFGLGDGQPKTLDQIGDTFGVTRERIRQIESKTMAKLRHPSRSQSLRDYLE, from the coding sequence GTGGCAGGCACGAACACCAAGACCCGCTCCCACAGCGGCGAGGACACCGAACTCGACGCGGTCGACGAGACCACCGCTGCGTCGTCGAAGAAGACGACCACGAAGAAGGCGCCCGCGAAGTCGAAGGCGGCACCCGCCAAGGCGAAGGGCAAGGCCAAGACCAAGGCCGGCGACGACGACGAGGAGATCGAGGACGTCGAACTCGACGCCGACCTCGAGGACGGCGACGAGGCGGCCGGCGACGACGTCGCCGAGGACGCTGCTCCGTCCGCCGCCAAGGCGACCCCCGACGCCTCGGAGGAGGAGGACGAGGAGGAGACCACCAAGCCGGTCTTCACCGAGCCCCTGCCCACGGGCGCGATCGTCATCTCCTCCACCGACGAGGACGACGTCCCCGTCTACTCGGCGCAGATCACCGGCGCCACGGCCGACCCGGTGAAGGACTACCTGAAGCAGATCGGCAAGGTTCCGCTGCTGAACGCGGCCGAAGAGGTCGAGCTCGCGATGCGCATCGAGGCGGGCCTGTTCGCCGAGGAGAAGCTGTCGCACATGTCGGCGGCGGAGAAGACCAGCCAGCTGGGCCTCGACCTGCAGTGGGTGGCCCGTGACGGCCAGCGAGCGAAGTCGCACCTGCTGGGCGCGAACCTCCGTCTGGTGGTCTCCCTGGCCAAGCGCTACACCGGTCGCGGCATGCAGTTCCTGGACCTCATCCAGGAGGGCAACCTCGGCCTCATCCGCGCGGTGGAGAAGTTCGACTACACCAAGGGCTTCAAGTTCTCGACCTACGCGACGTGGTGGATCCGTCAGGCCATCACGCGCGCCATGGCCGACCAGGCCCGCACCATCCGCATCCCGGTGCACATGGTCGAGGTCATCAACAAGCTCGCCCGTGTCCAGCGGCAGATGCTGCAGGACCTGGGCCGCGAGCCCACGCCCGAGGAGCTCAGCCGCGAGCTGGACATGACGCCCGAGAAGGTCGTCGAGGTGCAGAAGTACGGCCGTGAGCCCATCTCGCTGCACACGCCTCTCGGTGAGGACGGCGACAGCGAGTTCGGTGACCTCATCGAAGACACCGAGGCCGTCGTTCCCGCGGATGCCGTGGGCTTCACGATGCTGCAGCGTCAGCTCGAGTCGCTCTTGGACTCGCTGTCCGAGCGCGAGGCAGGCGTGATCCGCATGCGCTTCGGCCTCGGCGACGGCCAGCCCAAGACGCTCGACCAGATCGGCGACACGTTCGGCGTCACACGCGAGCGGATCCGTCAGATCGAGTCCAAGACGATGGCGAAGCTGCGTCACCCCAGCCGTTCGCAGTCGCTGCGGGACTACCTCGAATGA
- a CDS encoding proteasome assembly chaperone family protein, with protein MPYPAPLYERAASAPPVPSGLPLVIALTGFTDAGSAVSRLIEYFRDDLEPAPVFVFSNDVLLDYRARRPVVSFEEDHLSGYRPPRLELSLAHDALGQPFVLLAGYEPDFAWDAFAEAVIELSAALQVSSVTWVHAIPMPVPHTRPIGTTVSGTRGDLVEAHSIWRPHTRVPATVGHLLEYRFAEAGAKVAGFVLLIPHYLGDTEYPAAALAGMDSITVATGLVFDGDGVREENREYLEKVEEQVSGSDELTRMLEGLEERYDSYMAGSTHATPIIHTGDLPSADELAAELERFLASRPSGDEDRRGGPGLG; from the coding sequence ATGCCCTATCCCGCGCCGTTGTACGAACGCGCCGCCTCGGCCCCGCCGGTGCCGTCCGGGCTTCCGCTGGTCATCGCGCTGACCGGTTTCACCGACGCCGGCTCGGCCGTGTCGCGGCTCATCGAGTACTTCCGCGACGATCTCGAACCTGCCCCCGTCTTCGTGTTCTCCAACGACGTGCTGCTGGATTACCGGGCCCGCCGCCCTGTCGTCTCCTTCGAAGAGGATCACCTGAGCGGGTATCGCCCGCCCCGGCTGGAGCTCTCGCTCGCCCACGACGCGCTCGGTCAGCCGTTCGTGCTGCTTGCCGGATACGAACCGGACTTCGCCTGGGACGCGTTCGCCGAAGCGGTCATCGAATTGAGCGCCGCGCTGCAGGTGTCGTCGGTGACGTGGGTCCACGCGATCCCGATGCCCGTGCCACACACCCGCCCGATCGGCACGACCGTCAGCGGCACCCGCGGAGACCTGGTGGAGGCGCACTCGATCTGGCGCCCGCACACGCGCGTCCCCGCCACGGTGGGGCACCTCCTGGAGTACCGGTTCGCCGAGGCCGGCGCGAAGGTCGCCGGGTTCGTGCTGCTCATCCCGCACTACCTCGGCGACACCGAGTATCCCGCCGCCGCGCTGGCCGGCATGGACAGCATCACGGTGGCCACGGGGCTGGTCTTCGACGGAGACGGGGTTCGCGAGGAGAACCGCGAGTATCTGGAGAAGGTCGAGGAGCAGGTCTCGGGCAGCGATGAGCTGACGCGGATGCTCGAGGGCCTGGAGGAGCGCTACGACTCCTACATGGCCGGCTCGACGCACGCCACGCCCATCATCCACACCGGCGACCTGCCGAGCGCTGACGAGCTGGCGGCCGAACTGGAACGGTTCCTGGCGAGCAGGCCCAGCGGCGACGAGGACAGGCGCGGGGGCCCGGGACTGGGCTGA
- a CDS encoding leucyl aminopeptidase, giving the protein MPFPSVAHSSAPLHEIPADAVLLVLPAVQDDTQIAEWPGLTDAMAAVGFTGAAGSFQRVSLPGQTTPLAVVGAGSAPTAAALRSAAGHGIRQLTGFARVAVGAPATPDASWRALAEGAALGGYRFAGYKSETPPARAAEVTVVTAAAPDPADVAAVAAIADAVALVKDLVTTPAEWLGPADLAARASESVAELPVKVTVFDEEALRDGGYGGILAVGQGSDRPPRLVRLEYSPAEAERSVALVGKGITFDTGGLSLKPAASMVGMKYDMCGAATVLAVVRAAAALRLPVRVTAWMCIADNMPSGRATRPGDVVRTFDGTTVEVLNTDAEGRVVLADGLAAASREHPDLLIDVATLTGAITVALGNRHTGVMGEDAAVARYLDAAARVDELAWQLPLPEHMVDELDSPIADLQNAKIGDPAGGSLFAGLFLRHFVGRTSDAEDAPRIPWVHLDIAGVGMNKGAPYGFTDKGVTGATVRSLIELLSAEAAS; this is encoded by the coding sequence ATGCCGTTCCCCTCCGTGGCGCACAGCAGCGCCCCCCTCCATGAGATTCCCGCAGACGCCGTCCTCCTCGTGCTGCCGGCTGTTCAGGACGACACGCAGATCGCCGAGTGGCCCGGACTGACCGACGCGATGGCCGCCGTCGGCTTCACCGGCGCGGCGGGATCGTTCCAGCGGGTGTCCCTGCCCGGACAGACGACACCGCTCGCGGTGGTGGGCGCCGGATCCGCACCGACCGCGGCGGCCCTGCGTTCGGCAGCGGGCCACGGCATCCGTCAGCTGACCGGATTCGCGCGCGTCGCCGTGGGCGCGCCGGCGACGCCGGATGCGTCGTGGCGGGCGCTGGCCGAAGGCGCGGCTCTGGGCGGATATCGATTCGCCGGCTACAAGTCAGAGACGCCGCCCGCACGCGCGGCGGAGGTCACCGTGGTCACTGCGGCCGCGCCCGATCCGGCCGACGTGGCCGCGGTCGCTGCCATCGCCGACGCCGTCGCCCTGGTGAAAGACCTCGTCACCACCCCGGCCGAATGGCTCGGCCCGGCAGATCTGGCCGCCCGAGCGAGTGAATCGGTCGCCGAGTTGCCGGTGAAGGTCACCGTGTTCGACGAGGAGGCGCTCCGCGACGGCGGGTACGGCGGCATCCTCGCGGTCGGCCAGGGATCGGACCGTCCCCCGCGACTGGTACGGCTGGAGTACTCCCCCGCCGAGGCGGAGCGCTCGGTGGCGCTGGTGGGCAAGGGCATCACGTTCGACACCGGCGGCCTGTCGCTCAAGCCTGCGGCGTCGATGGTCGGGATGAAGTACGACATGTGCGGGGCGGCCACCGTGCTCGCCGTCGTGCGCGCCGCGGCAGCGCTGCGTCTGCCGGTGCGGGTCACCGCCTGGATGTGCATCGCCGACAACATGCCCTCCGGCCGCGCCACCCGCCCCGGAGACGTCGTGCGCACGTTCGACGGCACGACCGTTGAAGTCTTGAACACCGACGCCGAGGGCCGGGTGGTGCTCGCCGACGGCCTGGCCGCGGCCAGCCGGGAGCATCCGGACCTGCTGATCGATGTGGCGACCCTCACCGGTGCCATCACCGTGGCCCTGGGCAACCGCCACACCGGCGTCATGGGTGAGGATGCCGCCGTGGCCCGTTACCTCGACGCCGCCGCCCGCGTCGACGAGCTCGCGTGGCAGCTCCCGCTGCCCGAGCACATGGTGGACGAGCTGGACTCCCCCATCGCCGATCTGCAGAACGCCAAGATCGGCGACCCCGCCGGCGGATCGCTGTTCGCCGGCCTGTTCCTGCGCCACTTCGTCGGCCGCACGTCCGACGCGGAGGACGCGCCGCGCATCCCGTGGGTGCATCTGGACATCGCCGGCGTCGGCATGAACAAGGGTGCCCCGTACGGATTCACCGACAAGGGCGTGACGGGCGCGACGGTACGCTCCCTCATCGAGCTGCTCTCCGCGGAGGCGGCCTCATGA
- the lpdA gene encoding dihydrolipoyl dehydrogenase, which translates to MTEHTADLVVLGGGSGGYAAALRAAELGAKVVVIEKDKVGGTCLHRGCIPTKALLHSAEVADTARDAAAVGVRASLDGIDTSALRSYREGIVAKKHRGLQGLLSARGITVVAGEGRLESGPAIRVGGDLYRGTDVVIATGSYSRTLPGLEIGGRVLTSEQALELDEIPSRVAVLGGGVIGAEFASMWRSFGAEVTIIEALDHLVPAEDETAGKSLERAFRKRGIDLRLGTRFGSVAQSADAVTVQLEDGTAVEADYLLVAVGRGPATSGLGLEEAGVVLDRGFVRTDERLRTDMPHVWAVGDVVVGLQLAHRGFQQGMFVAEEMAGRSPVRIPEHHIPRVTYSHPEVASVGWTQAQATEQHGADALEVTEYNLAGNARSEILGTAGVAKVIRLKGGPVVGVHLVGDRVGELITEAQLVVGWEAHPEDVAPYVHAHPTQSEALGEAFLALAGSPLHTL; encoded by the coding sequence ATGACCGAGCACACCGCCGACCTCGTCGTCCTCGGCGGCGGGAGCGGCGGGTACGCCGCCGCCCTGCGCGCGGCCGAGCTCGGTGCCAAGGTCGTCGTGATCGAGAAGGACAAGGTCGGCGGCACGTGCCTGCATCGGGGCTGCATCCCCACCAAGGCGCTGCTGCACTCCGCCGAAGTGGCCGACACCGCCCGCGATGCCGCCGCCGTCGGCGTGCGGGCGAGCCTGGACGGCATCGACACGTCCGCCCTCCGCAGCTACCGCGAGGGCATCGTCGCCAAGAAGCACCGCGGATTGCAGGGGCTGCTCTCCGCACGCGGGATCACGGTCGTCGCCGGTGAAGGGCGACTCGAGTCGGGACCTGCCATCCGGGTGGGCGGCGACCTGTACCGCGGTACGGATGTCGTGATCGCGACGGGTTCGTACAGCCGGACGCTGCCGGGCCTGGAGATCGGTGGGCGCGTCCTGACCAGCGAGCAGGCGCTCGAGCTGGACGAGATCCCGAGCCGCGTGGCCGTGCTGGGCGGCGGCGTGATCGGCGCGGAATTCGCCAGCATGTGGCGATCCTTCGGCGCGGAAGTGACCATCATCGAGGCGCTGGATCACCTCGTCCCCGCTGAGGACGAAACCGCCGGCAAGAGCCTCGAGCGGGCCTTCCGCAAGCGCGGGATCGACCTGCGGCTGGGCACCCGCTTCGGGTCGGTCGCGCAGAGCGCCGACGCGGTCACCGTGCAGCTGGAAGACGGAACCGCCGTGGAGGCGGACTACCTGCTGGTCGCCGTCGGCCGGGGTCCGGCCACATCCGGCCTCGGGCTGGAAGAAGCCGGCGTGGTGCTCGACCGCGGATTCGTCCGCACCGACGAGCGCCTGCGCACGGACATGCCCCACGTCTGGGCGGTCGGCGACGTCGTGGTGGGCCTGCAACTGGCCCACCGAGGGTTCCAGCAGGGCATGTTCGTGGCCGAGGAGATGGCCGGCCGCTCCCCCGTCCGCATCCCCGAGCACCACATCCCGCGCGTGACCTATTCGCACCCGGAGGTGGCCTCGGTCGGGTGGACCCAGGCTCAGGCCACCGAGCAGCACGGCGCCGACGCGCTGGAGGTGACCGAGTACAACCTCGCCGGCAACGCCCGCAGCGAGATCCTCGGCACCGCCGGTGTGGCGAAGGTGATCCGGCTCAAGGGCGGCCCCGTCGTCGGCGTGCACCTGGTCGGGGATCGCGTGGGCGAACTGATCACCGAAGCACAGCTCGTGGTCGGCTGGGAGGCCCACCCCGAAGACGTCGCGCCCTACGTCCACGCCCACCCCACCCAGAGCGAAGCATTGGGCGAGGCGTTCCTCGCATTGGCGGGTTCTCCGCTGCACACGCTCTGA